The Cryptococcus neoformans var. neoformans B-3501A chromosome 7, whole genome shotgun sequence genome window below encodes:
- a CDS encoding hypothetical protein (Match to EST gb|CF192084.1|CF192084) — MLISPAKIHASLSALLSSTPVSGPHTALLITPQGQLISAASIPADEDEESGEGEEGDDVARTGVITEEPYLDPPARLRLLLGLASQWNQGESPKMECELGRLHFTSLPLPPADAPSPVVLKDNLLPEVKPGRIEKFLLVLNGRGTGWDVLSQKADEFRRHWKV, encoded by the exons ATGTTGATCTCCCCGGCAAAGATCCACGCTTCTCTAAGTGCTCTCTTATCGTCAACGCCCGTTTCAGGACCACATACAGCTCTCTTGATAACCCCACAAGGGCAACTCATTTCGGCTGCTTCTATCCCtgcagatgaagatgaagaatctggggaaggtgaagaaggtgatgatgTTGCCAGAACAGGAGTGATTACAGAAGAACCGTATTTGGACCCTCCCGCGAGATTGAGGTTATTGCTCGGTTTGGCGAGTCAGTGGAATCAAGGTGAATCGCCAAAAATGGAGTGTGAG CTTGGTAGATTACACTTCACTTCTCTCCCATTACCACCAGCCGATGCTCCATCACCTGTTGTCCTTAAAGATAACCTTTTACCGGAAGTGAAACCAGGACGGATCGAAAAGTTTCTGCTTGTGTTAAATGGGAGAGGTACTGGATGGGATGTCCTTAGCCAAAAA GCTGATGAGTTCAGGCGACACTGGAAGGTTTAG
- a CDS encoding hypothetical protein (HMMPfam hit to PWP2, Periodic tryptophan protein 2 WD repeat associated presumed domain, score: 137.6, E(): 2.7e-38; HMMPfam hit to WD40, WD domain, G-beta repeat, score: 203.3, E(): 4.7e-58) — translation MKSNFVFQNLCGTVYRQGNVVFTPDGNSVLSPVGNRVSVFDLVNNKSRTLPFENRKNIASIALSPDGNVLISIDEDGRALFVHFRKGTVLHHISFKRKVHHVSFSPDGKYIAITHGHMVQIWNTPSHLVREFAPFTLHREYTGHHDEVVSVCWSKTSRYFITTSRDMTARLYTINPLEGFQPKQFGGHRDVVLGAFFSQDEKTIYTVSRDGAVFVWKAKKGVSEADSDVEMDILDAPTTSTSAANLALEHAVAYTRWGVHARHFFNQPGTKVICATFHPKTSLLIVGFSSGVFGLWEMPEFTPVHTLSISNEKISSVAVSASGEWLAFGAAKLGQLLVWEWQSESYVLKQQGHYYDMNTLAFSPDGQNIATGGEDGKVKLWNASSGFCFVTFPEHTAAISTVEFAKQGQVLFTASLDGTVRAYDLIRYRNFRTFTSPTPVQFSALAVDPSGDVVCAGSQDSFEIYMWSVQTGKLLDILTGHTAPISGLAFSPTGNQLASSSWDRSIRLWSVFGRSRATEPIELSGEATALAFRPDGNEICASTLNGELIFIDVEEGQIKSVIEGRRDISGGRKVDDRLTAANNAASKYFNSVIYTADGACVLAGGSSKYVVLYDRTEGVMVKKFQISENLSLDGTQEMLDSRKMTEAGTIDSFDRQGEEEDLEDRLDSTLPGASKGDLSKRRYRREARTNCVRFSATGRSWAAASTEGLLIYSLDESTTFDPFDLSLDLTPESVMQTVVSGDHLIALIMALRLSEKPLIQRVYESIPPSSIRLIARQLPRVYITQFMKFISDHIENTPHVEFDLVWTAAMLTSHGKFLKERKGEMASTLRGLVRGLMGLEMSVAKISDENTFSLNYILSQAGKDDQIEFEEGEGDAFILDVDGA, via the exons ATGAAGTCCAACTTCGTCTTTCAAAATCTCTGCGGTACCGTTTACAGACAAGGGAATGTTGTCTTTACGCCCGATGGGAACTCTGTGTTGAGTCCGGTGGGAAACAGGGTGTCTGTGTTTGACTTGGTGAA TAACAAGTCAAGGACATTGCCCTTTGAGAACAGAAAAAATATCGCTTCAATTGCTCTTTCTCCAGATGGCAATGTACTAATTTCCATCGACGAAG ATGGAAGAGCACTGTTTGTGCACTTCCGTAAAGGGACAGTTCTTCAccacatctccttcaagcGCAAAGTCCACCACGTTTCATTTTCTCCCGACGGCAAATATATTGCGATAACGCACGGTCACATGGTGCAAATATGGAACACTCCCAGCCATTTGGTCCGAGAGTTTGCACCTTTTACCCTCCATAGGGAGTATACTGGTCATCACGACGAAGTTGTTAGTGTCTGCTGGTCCAAAACCTCCAG GTATTTTATCACTACCTCGAGAGATATGACTGCGAGGCTATATACCATTAACCCACTTGAAGGTTTCCAACCTAAGCAATTTGGGGGACATAGAGATGTTGTGTTGGGAGCGTTCTTTTCTCAAGATGAGAAGACT ATTTACACCGTTTCTCGAGACGGTGCAGTGTTTGTATGGAAAGCAAAAAAGGGCGTCTCTGAGGCGGACTCCGATGTTGAGATGGACATTCTCGATGCTCCCACCACTTCCACCTCTGCCGCCAACCTTGCCCTTGAGCACGCCGTCGCCTACACTCGATGGGGGGTTCACGCTCgccacttcttcaaccaaCCTGGTACGAAAGTGATTTGCGCTACCTTCCACCCCAAAACATCTCTCCTCATCGTCGGCTTTTCCTCTGGTGTCTTCGGCTTGTGGGAGATGCCCGAATTTACCCCCGTACATACGTTGTCGATCTCCAACGAGAAGATCTCTAGTGTGGCAGTCTCCGCGTCGGGAGAGTGGTTGGCATTTGGGGCGGCCAAGCTCGGACAGTTATTGGTTTGGGAATGGCAGAGTGAGAGTTACGTTCTTAAACAGCAAGGTCACTACTACGACATGAACACCCTGGCGTTTAGTCCCGATGGGCAGAACATCGCTACTGGCGGTGAAGATGGTAAGGTCAAGTTATGGAATGCTTCAAGTGGCTTCTGCTTTGTGACCTTCCCTGAACACACTGCCGCTATCTCCACTGTCGAATTTGCTAAGCAGGGACAAGTTTTATTCACAGCGTCCCTTGACGGTACTGTCCGCGCATACGACCTCATCCGATACCGTAACTTCCGGACATTCACCTCTCCCACCCCTGTCCAGTTCTCTGCCCTCGCCGTCGATCCTTCAGGCGATGTGGTCTGTGCTGGATCTCAAGATTCCTTCGAGATCTACATGTGGTCAGTCCAAACCGGTAAACTGCTTGACATCCTCACTGGCCATACCGCTCCTATATCAGGCCTCgccttctctcccaccGGTAATCAGTtggcatcttcctcttgggATCGTTCTATCCGTTTATGGTCAGTCTTCGGGCGATCAAGAGCCACCGAACCGATTGAGCTTTCGGGCGAAGCGACTGCGTTGGCGTTCAGGCCTGACGGAAATGAGATCTGCGCTTCTACTTTGAACGGGGAATTGATCTTTATcgatgtggaagaaggacagatTAAGTCTGTTATTGAAGGCCGAAGAGATATTTCTGGAGGGAGAAAGGTGGATGACCGACTTACAGCTGCCAATAACGCCGCAAGCAAGTATTTCAACAGTGTCATCTACACTGCCGACGGTGCTTGTGTCTTGGCTGGTGGAAGCAGCAAGTATGTTGTGTTGTATGATCGGACGGAAGGCgtgatggtgaagaagttCCAGATCAGCGAAAATCTCAGCTTGGACGGTACGCAAGAGATGTTGGACtcgaggaagatgacggaGGCAGGGACCATCGACTCGTTTGATAGAcaaggcgaggaggaggacttGGAAGATAGGTTGGACTCGACGTTGCCCGGTGCCAGCAAGGGTGATCTTTCCAAGAGACGGTATAGACGGGAGGCCAGGACCAATTGTGTACGTTTTTCTGCCACTGGTCGAAGCTGGGCGGCGGCGAGTACAGAAGGTCTTTTGATATATTCTCTCGATGAGAGCACCACTTTTGACCCCTTTGACCTCTCCCTCGATCTTACCCCCGAATCAGTGATGCAGACCGTCGTCAGTGGTGACCACCTTATCGCTCTCATTATGGCTCTTCGTCTTTCAGAAAAGCCTCTTATCCAGAGGGTATATGAATCTAtacctccttcatcaatcCGACTCATCGCCCGCCAGTTGCCTAGGGTGTACATTACCCAGTTTATGAAATTCATCAGCGACCATATCGAGAACACTCCTCACGTGGAGTTCGATTTGGTGTGGACAGCTGCCATGTTGACTAGTCATGGAAAGTttttgaaggagaggaagggagagatggcTTCGACGTTGAGAGGATTGGTAAGAGGGTTGATGGGTTTAGAGATGAGTGTTGCCAAGAT ATCGGATGAGAACACATTTTCCCTCAATTATATCCTTTCTCAGGCAGGCAAGGATGATCAAATCgaatttgaagaaggtgaaggggaTGCGTTTATTTTGGACGTCGATGGCGCATAG